One stretch of Fictibacillus sp. b24 DNA includes these proteins:
- the fdhF gene encoding formate dehydrogenase subunit alpha, whose protein sequence is MSEFTIKINGSEAKAMKDQTILNLLTDSPDQVPHVCYHPSLGPIETCDTCIVKVNGEFVRACSTNLKEGDEIDTNSDEVKEAQVIGMDRILFNHELYCTVCDYNNGGCEVHNTVKEMKINHQSIPFDHKPYEVDNSNPFYRYDPDQCILCGRCVEACQDVQVTETLSIDWERERPRVIWDKDVPINESSCVSCGHCSTVCPCNAMMEKGMEGEAGYMTGINRETLRPMIEITKSVETGYGSILAISDMEAAMREQRIKKTKTVCTYCGVGCSFDVWTKGREILKVDPQIEAPANGISTCIKGKFGWDFVNSEERLTKPLIRDGDFFREASWDEAYNLIASKFTEIKEQYGSQALTFISSSKCTNEESYLMQKLARGVIGTNNIDNCSRYCQTPATMGLFRTVGHGGDSGSIKDIEKSELVIVIGSNTSESHPVLATRVKRSHKLHNQKLIVADLRKHEMADRADVFIQPRAGSDLVWLSAVTKYILDQGWADYEFLQKHVNGLDTFKENLEKFTLDYAEKATGLSKDILIQLAETISQSKSVCVLWAMGVTQHMGGSDTSTAISNMLLVTGNYGRPGVGSYPLRGHNNVQGASDFGSMPDRLPSYEKVADEKVRFKYEQAWGVKIPEEPGLNNHEMVQGIHDGNVKAMYLKGEDMGIVDSNINHVHAAYEKLDFFVVQDLFLTRTAQFADVVLPASPSLEKEGTFTNTERRIQRLYQVMEPLGDSKPDWEIIRDIANRLGAGWDYTHPSDIMAEAAQLAPLFAGVSYERLEGYKSLQWPVAEDGTDTPILFTEGFPFEDKKARLFPVDWTQPKEFGEEYDIHVNNGRLLEHFHEGNMTYQSKGITSKTPNTFLEVSHELAIERGLKDGTLVRLSSPYGSVKVHCLITDRVKGKEVYLPMNDSGEAAINLLTSSYSDKDTDTPAYKETSAKLEILKEEGVNPLPKTNYRYGNPQPQVGVGVEKKWARKDYIFPGDAVKKERNQHG, encoded by the coding sequence TTGTCAGAGTTCACTATAAAAATTAATGGATCAGAAGCAAAAGCGATGAAAGATCAAACGATACTAAATTTACTCACTGATTCCCCTGATCAAGTTCCTCATGTTTGTTATCACCCTAGCCTTGGACCTATTGAAACTTGCGACACCTGTATCGTCAAAGTGAATGGAGAGTTTGTCAGAGCGTGTTCGACCAATTTAAAAGAAGGCGATGAAATTGATACAAATTCTGACGAAGTAAAAGAAGCCCAAGTTATAGGGATGGACCGAATCCTCTTTAACCATGAGCTTTATTGTACGGTTTGTGATTATAACAATGGTGGATGCGAAGTACATAATACGGTAAAAGAAATGAAGATTAACCATCAAAGCATCCCTTTTGACCATAAGCCATATGAAGTGGATAACTCTAATCCATTTTATAGATATGATCCTGATCAATGTATCTTATGCGGACGCTGTGTGGAGGCCTGTCAGGATGTTCAAGTAACAGAAACGCTCTCAATAGATTGGGAACGCGAAAGACCTCGAGTGATTTGGGACAAAGATGTTCCTATCAATGAATCTTCTTGTGTATCTTGCGGACATTGTTCAACAGTCTGCCCTTGTAATGCCATGATGGAGAAGGGCATGGAAGGTGAAGCAGGGTATATGACCGGGATCAACCGTGAGACTCTGCGCCCGATGATTGAGATAACGAAAAGTGTTGAAACTGGTTATGGATCCATATTAGCCATTTCAGACATGGAAGCGGCCATGAGAGAACAAAGAATCAAGAAAACGAAAACGGTCTGTACCTATTGCGGTGTCGGATGCAGCTTTGACGTTTGGACTAAAGGCAGAGAAATTCTAAAAGTAGATCCACAAATTGAGGCACCTGCAAACGGGATTTCAACTTGTATAAAAGGAAAATTCGGCTGGGATTTTGTTAATAGTGAAGAACGCTTAACAAAGCCATTAATCCGTGATGGAGACTTCTTTAGAGAAGCATCTTGGGATGAAGCATACAACCTAATCGCATCCAAGTTTACAGAGATTAAAGAGCAGTATGGGTCACAAGCATTAACATTTATTAGTTCATCTAAATGCACGAACGAAGAATCTTATTTGATGCAAAAATTAGCACGGGGAGTTATTGGAACTAACAATATTGATAACTGTTCACGCTACTGCCAGACCCCAGCCACCATGGGGCTGTTCCGTACTGTAGGACACGGGGGTGATTCTGGTTCAATTAAGGATATTGAAAAATCAGAACTCGTTATTGTAATTGGGTCGAACACATCAGAATCTCACCCTGTATTAGCAACACGTGTTAAGCGCTCTCATAAATTACACAACCAAAAACTAATTGTAGCTGACCTTAGAAAACATGAAATGGCTGATCGAGCCGATGTATTTATTCAACCACGTGCAGGATCTGATCTTGTGTGGCTTTCAGCAGTTACCAAATATATTTTAGATCAAGGCTGGGCTGATTACGAATTCTTGCAAAAACATGTTAACGGTTTAGACACGTTTAAAGAAAATCTTGAAAAGTTCACATTGGATTATGCTGAAAAAGCAACAGGACTTTCCAAAGATATCCTTATTCAATTAGCTGAAACGATCTCTCAATCAAAAAGTGTGTGTGTCCTTTGGGCGATGGGTGTTACACAGCATATGGGCGGAAGTGATACTAGTACAGCTATATCCAACATGCTATTAGTTACTGGAAATTATGGACGGCCAGGTGTAGGATCGTATCCGTTACGCGGACACAACAATGTTCAAGGAGCTAGTGATTTTGGAAGCATGCCAGATCGTCTTCCTTCTTATGAGAAAGTGGCTGACGAAAAGGTAAGATTCAAATATGAACAAGCATGGGGTGTGAAGATTCCTGAAGAACCAGGCCTTAACAATCACGAAATGGTTCAGGGAATACATGATGGAAATGTAAAAGCAATGTATTTAAAAGGAGAAGACATGGGAATTGTTGACTCAAACATCAACCACGTTCACGCTGCATACGAGAAACTAGACTTTTTTGTGGTTCAAGACTTGTTTTTAACAAGAACAGCTCAGTTTGCTGATGTCGTTCTTCCCGCTAGTCCAAGTCTTGAGAAGGAGGGCACATTCACGAACACGGAAAGAAGGATACAACGACTTTATCAGGTGATGGAACCACTAGGTGACTCCAAACCGGACTGGGAAATCATCCGCGACATTGCTAACCGACTGGGAGCCGGATGGGATTACACACATCCTAGTGACATTATGGCTGAAGCAGCTCAATTAGCACCGCTTTTTGCAGGGGTTTCTTACGAAAGATTAGAGGGATACAAAAGCCTTCAATGGCCTGTAGCAGAAGATGGCACAGATACTCCTATTCTTTTTACTGAAGGATTTCCATTTGAAGATAAAAAAGCCCGTTTGTTTCCGGTTGACTGGACACAGCCAAAGGAATTTGGAGAAGAATATGATATCCATGTAAATAATGGAAGATTATTAGAACACTTTCATGAAGGAAACATGACATATCAATCGAAGGGAATAACGTCAAAAACTCCAAATACTTTTTTAGAAGTCTCTCATGAACTAGCCATAGAAAGAGGACTGAAAGACGGTACGCTTGTGAGATTATCCTCTCCTTATGGAAGTGTTAAGGTTCATTGTTTGATAACTGATCGGGTAAAAGGAAAGGAGGTCTATCTCCCTATGAATGATAGTGGAGAAGCAGCTATCAATCTACTTACAAGCAGTTATTCTGATAAAGATACTGATACACCTGCATATAAAGAGACAAGTGCTAAACTAGAGATTTTAAAAGAAGAAGGTGTTAATCCACTTCCAAAGACAAACTACCGCTATGGCAATCCACAGCCGCAAGTGGGAGTTGGAGTTGAGAAAAAGTGGGCACGAAAGGATTATATCTTTCCAGGAGATGCTGTGAAAAAGGAGCGTAACCAACATGGCTAA
- a CDS encoding CBS domain-containing protein, translated as MTVTHIKSNKQNSLSERFEISFNQIHKCLIDKVKDTKDDRFKNLVETGMSKHSLIRSFYNELIQFAKLRNAIVHEKIDHDYYIAEPHLEIVERIEKIAGYFMKPETALNIATKKVQHFKESDRLEDVLSCIRKTSYSRFPIYNEKGEYLWLLTATYLLNWLTDRLADQVIDLNNAKISDIADNENKQLVAFISKTSSIFKAEEIFENIHREGKKLEAIIITLNGSENEKPLGIVTSYDLIEIDLDN; from the coding sequence ATGACTGTTACTCACATAAAATCAAATAAACAAAACAGCTTATCGGAAAGATTTGAAATTTCCTTTAACCAGATCCACAAATGCTTAATAGACAAAGTAAAAGATACGAAAGATGACAGATTTAAAAACTTAGTAGAAACAGGCATGTCGAAACATTCTCTTATTCGTTCTTTTTATAATGAACTCATTCAGTTTGCTAAATTGAGGAACGCCATTGTTCATGAAAAGATAGATCATGATTATTACATTGCAGAACCTCATTTAGAAATCGTTGAGCGAATTGAAAAAATCGCAGGCTATTTTATGAAACCCGAAACGGCTTTAAATATTGCAACTAAGAAGGTGCAACATTTTAAAGAAAGTGACCGTCTTGAAGATGTGTTAAGCTGTATCAGAAAAACATCTTACTCTCGTTTTCCCATATATAATGAAAAAGGAGAGTACCTTTGGCTTTTAACAGCAACTTACCTTTTGAACTGGTTGACTGATCGCCTTGCTGATCAAGTAATTGACTTAAACAACGCAAAAATTTCAGACATTGCTGACAATGAAAATAAACAACTAGTTGCTTTTATTTCAAAAACCTCAAGTATTTTTAAAGCAGAAGAAATATTTGAGAACATCCATAGAGAAGGTAAAAAGCTTGAAGCCATCATTATCACCTTAAATGGAAGTGAAAATGAAAAGCCTTTAGGAATCGTAACCTCGTATGATCTTATTGAAATCGACTTAGATAACTAA
- a CDS encoding GTP-binding protein has protein sequence MIHTLKRRVPVTVLSGYLGAGKTTLLNHVLSNRDGLKVAVIVNDMSEINIDASLVKNETKLSRTDEKLVEMTNGCICCTLREDLLIEVERIVKNGEIDYILIESTGISEPIPVAQTFTYLDEESGVDLASYCKLDTMVTVVDGNRFWNDFASGESLLDRKEALDDLDTREVVDLLIDQIEFCDVLILNKCDLLEEDDREELKRVLKKLQPQAKLIETEFGKIEPKEILSTGLFDFEQASESAGWMKELENEHIPETDEYGISSFVYRKKRPFHPERLYNFLENWPSEIVRAKGFIWVASRNDWAILLSQAGTSIIFQPAGQWVAALPLSEQEELLDDEMNQNPNWDNEFGDRITELVLIGIDYNKEKIIFDLDQCLLSDKEMSDLQWENLNDPLPLFPESE, from the coding sequence ATGATACATACACTTAAGAGAAGAGTACCTGTTACAGTATTAAGCGGTTATTTAGGAGCGGGAAAAACCACACTATTAAACCACGTTTTATCAAATAGGGACGGATTAAAAGTTGCCGTAATCGTTAATGACATGAGTGAGATCAATATAGATGCTTCACTAGTTAAGAACGAGACAAAGTTATCAAGAACAGACGAAAAGCTCGTTGAAATGACTAACGGCTGTATTTGCTGCACATTAAGGGAGGATCTCTTAATAGAAGTTGAACGTATCGTAAAAAATGGAGAAATTGACTATATTCTGATTGAATCTACTGGAATCAGTGAACCAATTCCTGTTGCACAAACTTTTACTTATTTAGATGAGGAATCAGGTGTTGATCTCGCTTCTTATTGTAAATTAGATACAATGGTCACAGTAGTTGACGGGAATCGTTTTTGGAACGACTTTGCTTCAGGAGAAAGTTTGTTAGATCGGAAAGAAGCTTTAGATGACCTCGACACAAGAGAAGTAGTAGACTTACTGATCGATCAGATTGAATTTTGTGATGTTCTTATTCTAAATAAATGTGATCTTTTAGAGGAGGATGATCGAGAAGAGCTAAAGAGAGTCCTAAAAAAACTACAGCCTCAAGCAAAATTAATTGAAACAGAATTCGGAAAAATCGAACCGAAAGAAATTCTTTCTACTGGCTTATTTGATTTTGAGCAAGCTAGTGAATCCGCTGGTTGGATGAAGGAACTCGAAAATGAACATATTCCTGAGACAGACGAGTATGGTATTTCCTCTTTTGTCTATCGAAAGAAAAGACCCTTTCACCCCGAAAGGCTATATAATTTTTTAGAAAATTGGCCATCAGAAATTGTTCGGGCAAAAGGTTTTATCTGGGTTGCCTCTAGAAATGATTGGGCTATACTCTTAAGCCAAGCAGGAACGAGTATCATTTTTCAGCCTGCTGGACAGTGGGTTGCAGCATTACCATTAAGTGAACAAGAAGAGCTGTTAGATGATGAAATGAATCAAAACCCAAACTGGGACAATGAATTTGGAGACCGAATTACAGAACTGGTTTTAATAGGTATTGATTATAATAAAGAAAAGATTATATTCGATTTAGATCAATGCCTTTTGAGTGATAAGGAGATGAGTGATCTTCAATGGGAAAACTTGAACGATCCATTACCCCTTTTCCCAGAAAGTGAATAA
- a CDS encoding M24 family metallopeptidase yields the protein MKIHTKENSAYITIKPLAERQRIMDEWLLTRLKQLLPALMKKHQTDMWVTIGKEYHEDPIGITFFPSAIDSSRRLTIFAFVKEKQSEVIKRYVISSNKQFEPFYSCYPAQKGEDSFSVLRKIMDIYQPNNIAVNTSSHYSFCDGLSHSVYKQLKSSIGKAHSSNLVSSENLSIDWLQTRISAEIETYKELTEITKKIVEQTFSNIQITPSVTSTHDIVAWINQRVLDLGLRTSFYPTVDIQRRDGSADRIEGTILQGDILHLDFGIEYLGLCTDFQQLAYVLKSDESEVPFELKKAMKIANSFEDIFFSACEAGMTGNDIFQSVLKKAAEHDISAMLYSHPIGYHCHGAGPLIGLYDKQESIPVRGDLQIEENTCYALEFNIRHFVPEWNKDIPIYLEETVCFKDNKMQYLTNRQKEFYLIHPNC from the coding sequence ATGAAAATACATACAAAAGAAAATTCAGCTTATATAACAATAAAACCTTTAGCTGAACGTCAACGAATAATGGACGAATGGCTTTTAACAAGACTGAAGCAGTTATTGCCTGCTTTAATGAAGAAACATCAAACAGATATGTGGGTAACAATTGGAAAAGAATATCATGAAGATCCTATAGGCATAACCTTTTTCCCCTCAGCGATCGATAGCTCTAGAAGGCTGACGATTTTTGCCTTTGTAAAAGAAAAACAATCTGAAGTAATAAAAAGGTACGTGATTTCTTCTAATAAACAATTCGAACCTTTCTATAGCTGTTATCCCGCTCAAAAAGGGGAAGATTCATTCAGCGTCTTGAGAAAAATTATGGATATTTATCAACCTAATAACATTGCTGTAAATACATCTTCACATTACTCTTTCTGTGACGGATTAAGTCATTCTGTTTATAAGCAATTAAAAAGCTCGATCGGCAAAGCTCATTCATCTAACCTTGTATCTTCAGAAAACCTTAGTATTGATTGGCTGCAGACACGTATTTCAGCGGAGATCGAGACATACAAAGAATTAACAGAAATCACAAAGAAAATTGTTGAACAAACATTTTCTAATATACAAATAACTCCAAGTGTTACTTCTACACATGACATCGTCGCATGGATTAATCAGAGAGTATTAGACCTTGGATTAAGGACTTCCTTTTATCCAACAGTGGATATTCAACGAAGGGATGGATCTGCTGACAGAATAGAAGGAACGATATTGCAAGGTGACATTCTCCATTTAGATTTTGGCATCGAATATCTTGGTTTGTGTACAGACTTCCAACAATTAGCATATGTTTTAAAATCAGACGAATCGGAAGTTCCATTCGAATTAAAAAAAGCAATGAAGATTGCTAATTCGTTTGAAGATATTTTCTTTTCTGCATGTGAAGCTGGTATGACAGGTAACGATATCTTCCAAAGTGTTTTAAAAAAAGCAGCAGAACATGATATTTCTGCCATGCTTTATTCACACCCGATTGGATATCATTGTCACGGAGCCGGCCCTCTAATCGGATTATACGATAAACAAGAATCTATACCTGTAAGAGGAGATTTGCAGATTGAAGAAAATACATGCTACGCTTTGGAATTTAATATTAGACATTTTGTTCCTGAGTGGAACAAAGACATTCCAATCTATCTTGAAGAAACGGTATGTTTTAAGGACAATAAAATGCAATATTTGACGAATAGACAAAAAGAATTTTACCTCATTCATCCAAATTGTTAA
- a CDS encoding oligosaccharide flippase family protein, whose product MNIFFRGVLLLAAAALVGESLEFIVNMVLARQLGELGLGHYMSIFPTVILIIIIASLELPISISKFVAEKEDKQHYSMLKHATKLTLLLTLAMIVLAVIILPFIPVFNNYHPLVRWLMVLLIPLISLTSIARGFFMGKQQMGKLAFSNLFRKLAQLILLTGIYQLFSFDKETAILVALATFVGSELVVFLYLFTAYLVQYRRMQSHTNEHLSSGEVTKSLMAVTIPTTGLRLFHAVTNAVQPFLIKYSLSMTGLSDAAATEQFGLLAGVAITIGFFPAFIAHSLLVVLIPTVSEATAKKDVEKLKMLLIRVMGITALYGFPAVTIFLLFSEKLTVTFFHSLSAATYLELLWPSFLFTFFLIPLQAYLIGLGLIKTAFIQSVWATTLSFALMYTLGSQPSFGMHGIIIGMNAGSVLLMLLHYFSVCKAIGINTFLRPINHFQE is encoded by the coding sequence ATGAATATATTTTTTCGAGGAGTATTACTTTTAGCGGCAGCAGCATTAGTAGGTGAAAGCTTAGAGTTTATCGTAAACATGGTCTTAGCAAGGCAGCTAGGCGAACTCGGCTTAGGACATTACATGTCCATCTTTCCGACTGTCATCTTAATCATTATTATTGCAAGTCTGGAACTTCCTATTTCGATCTCAAAATTTGTGGCCGAAAAAGAAGACAAACAACATTACAGCATGTTAAAGCATGCTACAAAATTAACGTTATTACTTACACTTGCTATGATCGTACTAGCTGTCATTATCCTTCCATTTATACCTGTATTCAATAACTATCATCCTCTCGTAAGGTGGTTGATGGTCTTATTGATTCCTCTCATATCGCTTACCTCAATCGCCAGAGGTTTTTTTATGGGAAAACAGCAAATGGGCAAACTTGCTTTTTCAAATTTATTTCGAAAACTTGCCCAGCTTATTTTGTTAACGGGGATCTATCAACTCTTTTCTTTCGATAAAGAAACCGCAATTCTTGTAGCATTGGCTACTTTCGTTGGAAGTGAACTTGTAGTTTTTCTTTATCTTTTTACAGCTTATCTCGTTCAATACAGGAGAATGCAGTCACACACGAATGAACATTTAAGTTCTGGAGAAGTAACCAAGAGTCTTATGGCAGTTACAATACCAACGACGGGTTTACGTTTATTTCATGCCGTTACTAACGCTGTTCAACCTTTTCTAATAAAGTACTCCCTCTCCATGACAGGCCTTTCTGATGCAGCTGCAACAGAACAGTTCGGTTTGTTAGCAGGAGTTGCTATTACAATCGGTTTCTTCCCAGCTTTCATTGCTCATTCACTATTAGTCGTCTTAATTCCGACGGTTTCAGAAGCAACGGCAAAAAAAGATGTGGAGAAACTTAAAATGCTGCTGATTCGCGTTATGGGGATTACAGCGTTATATGGTTTTCCTGCCGTTACGATTTTTCTTCTATTCTCAGAAAAGTTAACTGTCACGTTCTTTCATTCTCTTTCAGCAGCTACTTACCTAGAATTGTTATGGCCTAGCTTTTTATTTACTTTTTTTCTTATACCGCTCCAAGCTTATTTAATCGGGCTAGGATTAATTAAGACCGCATTTATTCAATCGGTGTGGGCGACAACTCTGTCATTTGCTCTAATGTATACTCTGGGGTCACAGCCTTCGTTTGGTATGCACGGAATTATCATTGGAATGAACGCCGGTTCGGTTCTGTTGATGCTTCTTCATTATTTTTCAGTGTGTAAAGCAATCGGAATCAATACATTCTTGAGGCCAATAAATCATTTTCAAGAATAA